Below is a genomic region from Bifidobacteriaceae bacterium.
AGCTGACTTCAGCGACGCGCTGATCATCGCCGCGGCGAACGAGGCCGGGTGCGCCCGGTCGGTCACCTTGGACGCCAAGGCCTCCCGCAAGCTCGGCTACCAACTCCTCGAACCATAAAGCGGCCGCCGATGCCGTCCGGCCGCCCAGACGGCACCGTCCGCCGCCTCTTGAGGCCAAAGCAAAACCGACCCTTCACCGGCCAGCGATCCTGCGGCCCAGGCTCCAGCGGACCGCAGACGACAGCAGCAGCCACAGCATCATCAACGGCACGTACACCAGGCCGAGGCAGACCCTCATTGGGATGAAGCTGGCATAGTCGACTGGCGCGGCGGGGGCCGTGAACGCGGCGATCATGAACGCGACCTGGCTGGCCAGGCCGACCAGGCAGCAGAGGATGAGCAGCGGACTGTGCGCCATCAACCGCAAGGCGTGGCGCCCGACCAGACCGCGGAGGAACCGGGCCGACCAGGCGACGGTGAGCCACGAGCCTAGGGCGCAGGCTCCAACCAGGAAGCCGGGTATCGCAGAGGGCCTGTCGTCCGGGAACAGCCATCCGGCCCCAATGCCGAGCAGCAGGAAAGCCGCCATCCCGGCGGTAGCCGCCCGGCCGAAGGCGGTGACCAAAAAGGCGCGCAGAAAACTCTGGACGGCGAGGCCGGGGCGGTCGCCGTCCAAAAGCGCTGGGATCTCCTCGACGCTGATTCCCTCTTTCGTCATCGAAATGACGGCGGACGTTTTCCTTCCAGCGCGCGCAAGCGCGGGGTTCATCCGCACCGCCTTGGCGTGGGCGCGGCGGGCTCGGTGCGGCGCCCCACTCAAGATGTGGGCGAGACAGAGCACGTACAATGGCTCGGCCCGGTCAGGAGCCTGGGCCACCGCTCGCTCGGCGGTCTCCAGGGTGACCAGATTCTGGGTACGGAATTCCATGTCTCGCCAAAGGCGCGTCGCGTGTTTGATCCGAATGCTCGCCAGCAGCGCCGTGGCGCGCCAGTCGTCCGGCGCCAACCCGGCGGCGTGGTGGGCGGCGCGGAGAGCCAATTCGGCATGGTTCGCGTGCGAGGCGACCAGCGCCACCAACTGGTGGGATGTCGGTTCCAACGGCCGGGCCACGGCCACCTGGCCGGCGTGGTGGACAGCCGAGTCATGCTGTCCCAGCGCGGTCATGGCCAGAGCCGTGGTGATCAGGACGTCGAGGTCGTCCGGGGAGGTCGCGGATTGTTCGGTCGCCAGGTTAGCGGCGTCTTGGGGCCATCCGGCGTGCAACGGGGGGCGCGGCCACGGGTGGTCGAGCGTGCCCGGCACCTCGGGACCGAGCATCGGGTCCAAAAGAAAGGCGTCGAGGCGTTCGATGATCCGGGCTGTCCCCGCCCCGTCCGGGAATGGCGAGTTCACCGGTTGCCGCCAGCGCCTATCTGAGCCAGGGCGGTCACCGCAGTCGTCGAGCCTTTCAATGTGGGAGCCGATCAGCCGATCCGTCAATTGCGGCAAGACTAGCGCACAGCCCCGCCGGCTATCCCTCAATTTGTGCTTGGGTGCTGACGCTTTGGCGGCATGGCCGCCGCCGGGCATAGCCTTGACCTTGCGTGCGGCCCCGTGAGGGGCGGCTAGCCCACTTGGGATGTCAGTTCAGTGCCTGGCGAGGAGTCAAACCATGAAGGCAGCAGTCATGCGCGGGCCCGGCGACGTCCGGGTGGAAGAGCGCGAGCACCCGCGAATCCAAGAGCCCACCGACGCGGTGATTCGCGTGGCGGCGGCCTGCGTTTGCGGCTCCGACCTGTGGCCTTATCGGGGGATCGCGGCCCTGGACTGGCCCGCGCCGATGGGGCATGAGTACGTCGGGGTGGTCGAAGAGGTCGGCCCCGAAGTGGCGAGCGTCAAGGTTGGCGACTTCGTGGTCGGCTCGTTCTTCGCCTCTGACAACACCTGCGAGCTCTGCCGGGCGGGCTACCAGTCGCGGTGCCTTCATTGGCAGCGGGTCGCCGGGGCGCAGGCGGAGTATCTGCGGGTCCCGCTGGCGGACGGCACGCTGGTGCCCACCCCGGGCGAACCGGACTGGGCTTTGGTGCCGTCGCTGTTGACGGCATCGGACGTGTTGGGCACCGGCTGGTTCGGGGCCGTCGCCGCCGAGGTCGCGCCCGGCAAAACCGTTGTCGTGGTGGGCGACGGCGCGGTGGGCCTGCTGGCCGTCTTGTCCGCCAAGGCGCTAGGCGCGGAGCGGATCGTGGCGATGAGCCGGAACCCCGCCCGCCAGGCGTTGGCGCGGGAGTTCGGCGCGACCGACGTTTTGGAAGAACGCGGCGACGATGCCGTCGCCCGGGTCAAGGACCTGACCGCCGGTTTGGGCGCGCACAGCGTTGTGGAGGCGGTGGGCACCCAGGAGTCAATGGTCCAGGCCATCCGCTCTTGCCGGCCTGGCGGCCACGTCGGGTTTGTGGGCCTGGGCCACCAGGTGGCGGTCAGCGGTCTGGACTTGTTCTACGCGGAAGTCCACCTGTTCGGCGGCCCCGCCCCGGTCCGCCGGTTCCTGCCGGACCTGATAGGGCGCATCTGGATGGGCGAGATCAATCCGGGCCGCGTGTTCGACTTGACGTTGCCGCTGGCCCAGGCGCCGGAGGCGTACAAGGCCATGGACGAACGCCGGGCCGTCAAGGTCCTCCTCCGCCCGTAGCCGCCTGTGGCCGGCGGGCGGCACAGGCCGGAGCGGTTTCGACCCGGTGGGCCGGGCGACCGGCGGGGAGGGGCGCCCCGGCCGCCCGAGTGCCGTCCGCGCCGGGGCCCAACTGGCTGCCTGCGGAGCTTGGGGCCGTGGGCCGCCGGTGGCCGGTTTGGCCGCCCGGCGTCGCTCTTGCGGGCCGGGCCGGGTTCACCCGGCAGGGGGAGCCGGACCTGGCCCGGCGGGGCGATTGCCCCGGCGCGGCGCGGTTCTAGGCTGTTGGCATGGCCACCGAATCCGCCGGGCGACTGAGGGGCTGGCCCTCGCGCGCGGCCCGCGTGGTGGGCAGGGGTCTGGCGGGCACGTCGGAGGGACGCGGACCCGCGTGGGCGGGCTGGCCCACCACCGGCAAGGGGCGAGTGATCGCCGTCTCGTGCTGGGCTTTGGTTCTGGCCGGATCGTTCACTTTGTCGCTGGTCTCGCTTTGGTCGTTTTTCCGGTTCGGCCAGGCCTCCTCCAGCCCGGCCCACATCCCGGACGCCGTGTTCGCGTCGCTTCTGCTTTCAGTGCCGTTGTTGGCGGTGGGACGGTCGCCGCTGTTCACCATGCGGGTCATGGCGATCGGCTTGGCGTGGATCGTGTTCTGCTCGGGCGAGCGGCCACCGTGGCCCTGGCCGCCGTCCGCCCTGGTCTTGTACGCGATCGTGTTGATGCTCGCCGCGCGTGCGACGCCGGCATCGCAGCTGCCCAGCCTGTGGGTTTGGACCATCGCCGCGCTGTGGATCTCCGGCCGGGGGGCCTCCGCGGCCGCGTTCGTCTCTCTCGCGGCCGCGGCCGTGCTGCTATTGGCGCTCGGGGCGGCGCTGCGGGACCGGACGGAGGCCCGCCAGGAGGCGGCGGCCGCCAGCGCCGCCAGGGACGCGGAGGCAGAGGAGTTGGCCGTGTTGGCGGAGCGGGCCCGGATCGCCCGAGAGCTGCACGATGCCGTGGCGCACCACATGGCCATGATCTCCATTCAGGCGCAGGCCGCGCCGATGCGCACCCCGGACCTGCCGCAGCCCGCCGTCGAGGCGTTCGCCTTGATTGAGCGGGCCGCCCGCGAAGCGCTGACGGAGACCCGCGGAATTGTGGGACTGCTGCGCGGCGACCAGGCGGAACGCGAACCCGCGCCTGGGATCGCGGGGATTCGCGACCTGGTGGGGGCCGCCCAAGCGAACGGTTTGCCGGTCACTTTGACCATGGGAGCGGTGCCCGAATCGGTTCCCGCCTCGACTTCCCTGGCCGCCTACCGCATGGTCCAGGAGGGGCTGGCGAACGCCGCCCGCCACGCGCCGGGGGCCAGCGTCCACGTGGCGGTCACACACGCCGGGGACGACCTGAGGATCGCGATCACCAACGGACCGGCGGCCCGCCCATGATGCGCGGGGGCCCAGGCTGGCTGCGGCGGGCGGGGCGGGCGTTGTGGCGGTCCTGGGTGTTCGTGTTGGCGCAGACGGGGCTGGGGGCGTTGGCCGCCGTGTACCTGGTGGCTTGCCTGGTGGCGCTGGTGGTGATGGTGTTTGTGGCGGGGCGCTACGTGGGGCGGCTTGTGTTCCCGCTTGGGCGCACCATGGGGCGCGGCGGCCTGGACTTGGCGGTCTGGTACCGCGAAAAACCGCCGGTGGCGTCCTTCCCGCCGCTCCCCAAAGGCGCGACGGTCTCCCAGACGCTGGCCGCAGTGATGGGCTCGCGGGCGACCTGGCGGGCGTACGGCTGGCTGGGCCTGGCGATCCTGGCCCTCCCGCTGAACTTGGTGTGCGTGGCGGCGTTCTTCCTGGCGCCCCTGTGGGCGCGGGCCTGGGCGGTGGCGACAGTCCGGCTGCTGGGCCGGCCGGACGCGCCGACCAGGCGGCGGGCGGTCGCGTTGGCGGCGGCGGACCGGCGGGGCACACAGTATGGCTCGCCTGACAACCAAGCCGAATCGCTGGGAGCGGAAACGGCCGCGGGTCTCGCGGGCGGGGGCCCCGTGCGCGGGCTCGTGCCGGGACGGCGCGGCTACGGGCTGGTCGGAATGCGTGAGCGGGTGGCGGCGGTGGGCGGGACGTTGGTCGCCGGGCCCACCGAGGACGGGGGTTTCGCCTTGCGGGCGGTGCTTCCGCTCGGCGCCGGGGGCGAGGCGGACGCGGGGGCGCACGGGGCTGGGGCCTCGGCGGATAAGTCGGGCGCCGGGGATGATGGCGGCTTGGAG
It encodes:
- a CDS encoding histidine kinase, with product MATESAGRLRGWPSRAARVVGRGLAGTSEGRGPAWAGWPTTGKGRVIAVSCWALVLAGSFTLSLVSLWSFFRFGQASSSPAHIPDAVFASLLLSVPLLAVGRSPLFTMRVMAIGLAWIVFCSGERPPWPWPPSALVLYAIVLMLAARATPASQLPSLWVWTIAALWISGRGASAAAFVSLAAAAVLLLALGAALRDRTEARQEAAAASAARDAEAEELAVLAERARIARELHDAVAHHMAMISIQAQAAPMRTPDLPQPAVEAFALIERAAREALTETRGIVGLLRGDQAEREPAPGIAGIRDLVGAAQANGLPVTLTMGAVPESVPASTSLAAYRMVQEGLANAARHAPGASVHVAVTHAGDDLRIAITNGPAARP
- a CDS encoding zinc-dependent alcohol dehydrogenase family protein, producing the protein MKAAVMRGPGDVRVEEREHPRIQEPTDAVIRVAAACVCGSDLWPYRGIAALDWPAPMGHEYVGVVEEVGPEVASVKVGDFVVGSFFASDNTCELCRAGYQSRCLHWQRVAGAQAEYLRVPLADGTLVPTPGEPDWALVPSLLTASDVLGTGWFGAVAAEVAPGKTVVVVGDGAVGLLAVLSAKALGAERIVAMSRNPARQALAREFGATDVLEERGDDAVARVKDLTAGLGAHSVVEAVGTQESMVQAIRSCRPGGHVGFVGLGHQVAVSGLDLFYAEVHLFGGPAPVRRFLPDLIGRIWMGEINPGRVFDLTLPLAQAPEAYKAMDERRAVKVLLRP